CGCTTCCACCCAGCTCACCATGGACCAGCCCGCCCAGGCCGAGCAGACCTTCGCCCAGGCCGCCCGCGCCTACGCCGGCGACGCCGTGCGCACGCACGCCGTCTACCTCGTGCGCCAAGCCGACGCCCAACGCCGCCAGGGTCACATCGAACAAGCATGTGGTACTGCCGGACGCGCCCTGGACCTCACCGACGAGATCAGCTCCCACCGCACCAGCGCACCCCTGCGCGACCTCGCCGCAGCCCTGCGGCCCCACCAGTACCTCACCGAAGTCCGAGACCTACGCGAACGCATCACCGCGACGACCCGCCCCCACTGACCACACCCGCGCCCCCGCACCCTGCTGGCCCAGACCCAGTGCCCGGCCCCGATAGCATCAACGACACCACTGCCGGAATCTGGAGCCACCGTGTCATCGCCACGCATCGGGGTCGTCATCGTGACCATGGGCAACCGACCCCGAGAACTCGACGCGCTCCTCGCCTCAGTCGCCACCCAGAGCGCTCCCGCCACCAGCGTCGTCCTGGTCGGCAATGCCACCCCCCTCACCGACGTCGCCGATGCCCCGAACCTCACCAAGATCCCCCTCCCGGAGAACCTCGGCTGCCCCGGCGGACGCAATGTCGGACTGGACCACCTGCTCGACACCGGCGATACGGACGTGATCATCGAGCTCGACGACGACGGACTCCTTATCGCCGACGACGTCTTCCGGAAGGTCCAGGACCTCTACCGAGCCGACCCCCGCCTCGGCATCGTCTCCTTTCGCATCGCCGACGAGCACGGCGAGACCCAGCGTCGCCACATCCCGCGCCTACGCGCCACTGACCCGATGAAGCGTGGACCAGTCACCGCATTCCTCGGTGGAGGCCATGCCCTGTCCGCAGCCATGCTGCGACAGACCGGAATCTGGGCGTCGGCGTTTTTTTTCGGGCATGAAGAGTCAGACCTGGCGTGGAGGGCGATCGACCACGACTGGACCATCCTGTACGAGCCTGAGCTGGTCCTCCAGCACCCCAAGACCTCACCCGCCCGCCATGCGACCCACTATCGCTACACCGCACGCAATCGAGTCTGGCTGGCCCGCCGCCGCCTTCCCCTCCCGCTGATCCCCATCTACCTCGGCACCTGGGCCGTCCTCACGTTGCTGCGCACCCACTCTGTCGCCAACCTGAAAGCGTGGGTCGCCGGGTTCGCCGAAGGCATGCGCGTGCCTGCGGGCGAGCGCAGCCCGATGCGTTGGCGGACCGTGTGGCGGATGACCCGACTCGGGCGCCCACCGATCATTTAGCGGGCTCACAAAGCGGCGACGGCGGCCTGGACCAGTGCGGGCCGCCTCGTCCAGGCCCCGGGCCGCTCCGTTGGCCGACGCCACCGGTCATTGAAGATCGCGGTCATCAATCCAGCTGTCCGGCCTCGGGGGGCTTGGCGGCAGTGCCTGCCAGACCGTCGCCCGCGCCTCGCTGATCGTCAGCGGTGTGGGTTCCTGAGTGAACGCGTCGACGAGCACCAAGCTCGCTGGCGGGCTGAGCTGGTCTGCCAGGCGGAAGGCTCGCCCGGCCTTCTGCTCTCTGTCTGCCCACCATCGCATCCAGCCGTAGACGGCCAGGGGGTACAGCTGGGGTTCGGATGGGCGGTCGGGAGGCCCGGTGGCGGTCATGCGCAGCGCAGGCAGGCTGTCGTCCGGGTTCCACCTGTGGGTGTGGACGGACACCAGACAGCAGTTTGGGCCGGTGACTACCGCCCCTAGGAGGCAGCCGGGATGTGTCTGCATCACCTCGCCGAGGACCGTCTCCGGTGAGAGCCGGCCTGCGGCATGGGTGACGACGATGGACGCGTTCAGCGCGACTTCCGGGTCCGCGTCCCAGACCACCGCCTCCGGGGTGTCCCGGGGCGGGCGTGCAAGGGCGAACAGGGTCAGCCCGTACTCGTCGGTGGAAAGTGTCGGCGGCGGCTGAACTCTGACCCAGTTTCGCCGGTTGAACGCTGACCCTCGGGTCGTCAGTTGATCTTCATTAGCTGGTTTCGTTGACGGCGGTGGGGACGCGGCCCAGGTCGTGGCCGCGCATGCGGTAGGAGTCGCCTTTGAGGGAGTGGACCTCGGCGTGGTGGACGAGGCGGTCGATCATGGCGGCGGCGACGGTCTCGTCGCCGAAGACCTCGCCCCAGCGGCCGAAGGGCTTGTTGCTGGTGACGATCACGCTGGCGCGTTCGTAGCGGTTGGAGATGAGTTGGAAGAAGAGGTTCGCGGCGTCGGCCTCGAAGGGGATGTAGCCGACTTCGTCGATCTATGCGGATATCGGCATAGATCGACGAACTTGGCTACCTCGAACTGGACCGCCGCGGCGCCGAGATGCTGTTCCAGGTGCTGACGGAGAGGGAGGAGAAGAACAGTGTCGCCATCGCCTCGAACGAGTCGTTCAGCGGCTGGACCAAGACCTTCACCGACCCCCGGCTCTGCGCGGCCATCGTCGACCGCCTGACCTTCAACGGCGCCATCATCGAGACCGGCACCGAGTCCTACCGCCTCGCCCAGACCAGAGCCAAACAGCAGAGCGCCGCCCACTAGAAACTCGCGCCCACCGCCTACGGACATCGGGTGTCGTTACTGCCCCTTGCTCTGCTGATTGCGCAGAACAGCAATCATCGACTCACCCCAGCCGACGTCACCGGCCAGCCGGGCCGCCTCGCGGATCTCCTCGAAACTCATCCGGGAGGCGAACTGGAACACCTCATGGATGCCGTCGCCGTTGCCCTTCCCGAGCATCGCGAAGAACCACCGGGCGGCCTGCACCAGGTCGACCTCACCAGAAGAGCCGTCACGGAACCAGCCAGCAACCTTCTGCATGGCGATGACGTCGCCGGCCTCTGCGGACTGCACCATCAATGCGGTCGCCTTGGCTTGGTCTCTGTCGCCCCCCTGCCCTTCGGCATAAAGCCACCCCAGGCAGCGCAGGCCGACGGCGCTGCCCGCCGCCGCCGAACTCTCGAACCACTGACGCGCACGCTTCGGATTTCCCTCGACCTCAAGCTCGATGCCACCAAGGATGTTGCTCGCCTCGGAATCACCAGCCGAAGCCAACTCGGCCAGTTCCGGCATCAACGCTCGGCCCAGCTTCCTCCGGTCCCGACGGCTCAGGTCACCAGGCCCGAGCAGCAGACGGGCACGGCCCTTGATGTCGCCTTCTGCCACTGACTCCGAGCCCATCGAACATCCCCTCGCTACGGCTTGCCGGACATGGCCCGGCGGATCCGGACGATATCACCGAGCCGGCATGTCGCCAGGCCGGCCCTAAGCCATGGAGCTGAGCGGATGCACCTTCACCTCATAGCCGCACCACCGGAGCCACCCAAAACCGGAACCCGGGGCCGAACCAGACCGGAAGACGAACCCCCATCAGGACCGAGTGGGGCCTACTCAGACCGGAAATCCGGGGCCAAATCAGACCATTAACGCCAGACGGCTAACCGTGCTCTCCTGCTCGGTAGGTCCGCAGGCTTCGACCTGGCGAAGAGGGGCGCGTACCCATGCCCGGTCTTTCGAGTCGGTAACGGCTATCGCGTCGCGACGATTGAGCTGTGTGCCTTGCTGGGCTTCACCTACCCGCGCTCGGCAGCGAGCAGCGAGGGTCCGAGCCCGCAGGCCCGCGCGGCATAGCCTCCAGCACAGGGGCCGCAGCCATCAGCCACGCGACCGATGGCGCGGCGCACAACATCGCCGCTGTCCCCGACTCGGCACCGTGCCTGGCCGCTCGGCTGTTCCGGCATGACGACCCGCACCCGCATGAAGGGGAACTCACCCGATGGCCGTACCCCGCCTCTACCACCCCGCACCAGACGAGCGCCCTCCTTACAAGAGGATCGCGGACAGGCTGCGCAGGGAGATTCTCACCGGCACCCACCACCCCGGCGACCAGCTCCCCTCGGCATCCACCCTGGTGCTCAGATTTGGCGTCGCCCCGATGACCGTTCGCAGCGCGATGCGCGAGCTTCGTGACGAGGGCCTCATCTACTCCGTCCAGGGGCGCGGCACCTTCGTCCGCGACCCGGGCGTCTGTTGAGCGACGTTCGTTGTGGTGATGGGTGAGCGGGTTCGCGTCAGGGTCGTGGTGATGTGGGAGAGGGCAGCCCGGGGGGGTTGCCCTTCGTCGTGTGCGGCGACAGCGTGCTCATGGTTGAACATGGGCGCGGCCCTCCCGGTGATCTCTTGGCCGAGTAGTCCGGGAGGGCCGCATCGCGCTCGGAGGCGCTGTGGTCACGGTAGAGGTATCGCCGGTTCGGGTCGAGATGCGGTTGTCGGCGGGCCGGATCGCGTGTCCGGGGTGCGGTGCGGGGCTGCGTCCGTGGGGTTGGTCCGGGCGGCGGTCGGTGCGGGATCTGCGGGGGCTGCGGCTGGAGTTGAGGCCGCGTCGGTCGCGCTGCCCGCAGTGCGGGGCTACGCATGTGTTGCTGCCGGTCACGGTGCTGCTTCGGCGTGCTGACGCGGCGGTGGTGATCGGGGCGGCGCTGGTGGCGCGGGCGGCTGGGAGCGGGCATCGGGTGATCGCGGCCGGGCTGGGGCTTCCCGATCAGACGGTGCGGGGCTGGTTGCGCCGGTTCGCCGGCCGGGCCGGGGTGGTGCGTGAGGTGTTCACAGTGCTGTTGGTGCAGGTCGCGCCTTCGGATCCGGTGCTGCCCGATCCGAGGGGCGCGCTGTTCGCGGACGGGGTCGCGGCGGTGCTTGCTGCGGCGGGCGCGGTCACCGCCAGGTGGCCGGAGATGGTCGCCTTGTCGCCGTGGCAGGTGGCGTCGGCGTTGTCGGGCGGGCGGCTGCTGGCACCGGGCTGGCCAAGATCGTCGATCAACGCGAGTCGCCCCTGATGCGGGGCCGGTGGGGCGGGCGAGGGTGGTGGGCCGGGACTGGCGGCCGCCTTCGGTCGCCGGCCCGGCTTGGTGCTCAAGGGGAGGTCGGTGCCGGTGGCATCGCAGTACGAGGAAGAGATGCGCAAGCGCGCGGAGCGGGCCCGCCTGGTGGGTCTGTTCCGTTACGGGGTGGTCCAGGACGCGCTGGACCCGGCGCTGTCGGCCAAGCAGCGCGGAGTGCTGGTGCGCGAGATCGCCGCGTTGACCCATGTCGGCCTGGACGGGGAGCCGGTGCAGGTGGCGCGGGGCACCTTGGACCGGTGGATCCGCTCCTGGCGGGTGGGCGGCTTCGAGGCGCTGGTCCCGAACGCGATGCGGGTCGCGGCCAGGACGCCGGCCGAGGTGCTGGAGTTGGCGGCGGGCTTGAAGCGGGAGAACCCCGGGCGCACGGCGGTGCAGGTCGCGCGGGTGCTGCGGGCGCACTCGGGGTGGGCGCCCTCGGAGCGCACCTTGCAGCGGCACTTCGTGCGCCTGGGCCTGGACCAGCTCGGCCAGGACCGGCCGAAGGAGGTCTTCGGCCGGTTCGAGGCCTCGCGCCCGAACGAGCTGTGGGTCGGTGACGCATTGCACGGACCGCTGGTCGCCGGGCGCAAGACGATCCTGTTCGCGTTCCTGGACGACCACTCCCGGGCGGTGATGGCGGCCCGGTTCGGCTTCGTTGAGGACACCGTGCGCCTGGCGGTCGCGCTTCGTCCCGCGTTGGCGTCCCGGGGTGTCCCCGAAGGGGTCTATCTGGACAACGGGTCGCCGTTCGTGGACTCCTGGCTGATGCGGGCCTGCGCTGTCCTGGGGGTCAAGCTGGTCCACTCGCGACCCGGTCGACCGGAGGGCCGGGGCAAGATCGAACGCTATTTCCGCACGGTTCGGGGCCAGTTCCTGATCGAGACCGCAGACCTGGCCGACCGGCCCGCCGACCAGGCCGCAGCGGCATTGGCGGAGATGAACCGGAAGTTCACGGCCTGGGTGGAGACCGAGTACCACCCGCGCAAGCACTCCGAGACCGGTCAAGGACCACTCGCCCGCTGGCAGGAGGGCTGGGAGAAGGGCCAGGGCCCGCGGCTGCCGCATCCGGACCTGCTGCGGGAGGCGTTCTTGTGGTCCGAGTGGCGCAACGTGTCCAAGACTGCGACCGTGCGCCTGCAGTCCAACTCCTACCAGGTCGAACCCGCTCTGGCGGGACGCAAGGTCGAGCTGGTCTTCGACCCCTTCGACCTGGAGAACATCGAGGTCCGCCACGGGAGCCGCAGCTTCGGCGCCGCGACGCCCTTCGAGATCCGC
The Streptacidiphilus albus JL83 genome window above contains:
- a CDS encoding ATP-binding protein, which codes for MDEVGYIPFEADAANLFFQLISNRYERASVIVTSNKPFGRWGEVFGDETVAAAMIDRLVHHAEVHSLKGDSYRMRGHDLGRVPTAVNETS
- a CDS encoding DDE-type integrase/transposase/recombinase, yielding MASQYEEEMRKRAERARLVGLFRYGVVQDALDPALSAKQRGVLVREIAALTHVGLDGEPVQVARGTLDRWIRSWRVGGFEALVPNAMRVAARTPAEVLELAAGLKRENPGRTAVQVARVLRAHSGWAPSERTLQRHFVRLGLDQLGQDRPKEVFGRFEASRPNELWVGDALHGPLVAGRKTILFAFLDDHSRAVMAARFGFVEDTVRLAVALRPALASRGVPEGVYLDNGSPFVDSWLMRACAVLGVKLVHSRPGRPEGRGKIERYFRTVRGQFLIETADLADRPADQAAAALAEMNRKFTAWVETEYHPRKHSETGQGPLARWQEGWEKGQGPRLPHPDLLREAFLWSEWRNVSKTATVRLQSNSYQVEPALAGRKVELVFDPFDLENIEVRHGSRSFGAATPFEIRRHSHPKARPELPPEQPAAATGVNYLALLDAAHQEQLAGRINYKALLHEDSDSDSDSDSDSDSDSDSDSEGDHRAG
- a CDS encoding glycosyltransferase family 2 protein, which gives rise to MSSPRIGVVIVTMGNRPRELDALLASVATQSAPATSVVLVGNATPLTDVADAPNLTKIPLPENLGCPGGRNVGLDHLLDTGDTDVIIELDDDGLLIADDVFRKVQDLYRADPRLGIVSFRIADEHGETQRRHIPRLRATDPMKRGPVTAFLGGGHALSAAMLRQTGIWASAFFFGHEESDLAWRAIDHDWTILYEPELVLQHPKTSPARHATHYRYTARNRVWLARRRLPLPLIPIYLGTWAVLTLLRTHSVANLKAWVAGFAEGMRVPAGERSPMRWRTVWRMTRLGRPPII
- a CDS encoding tetratricopeptide repeat protein; this encodes MAEGDIKGRARLLLGPGDLSRRDRRKLGRALMPELAELASAGDSEASNILGGIELEVEGNPKRARQWFESSAAAGSAVGLRCLGWLYAEGQGGDRDQAKATALMVQSAEAGDVIAMQKVAGWFRDGSSGEVDLVQAARWFFAMLGKGNGDGIHEVFQFASRMSFEEIREAARLAGDVGWGESMIAVLRNQQSKGQ
- a CDS encoding GntR family transcriptional regulator — encoded protein: MAVPRLYHPAPDERPPYKRIADRLRREILTGTHHPGDQLPSASTLVLRFGVAPMTVRSAMRELRDEGLIYSVQGRGTFVRDPGVC